From Candidatus Methylomirabilota bacterium, the proteins below share one genomic window:
- a CDS encoding CsgG/HfaB family protein, whose product MIQRTRSTLPFALALALLAAPTGAGAQPKDSGPGIQDVQGEAYNGPKARIAVKDFEDKMSSTGHYRAEYGRGMRDMLTTALFETNRYIVLEREKLQGVVEELRQGTSDLFRKEATVPLGELEGAELLITAAITGFDPGTSGGGGSLGGLVPGRLGGVLGGVGGGYKKATVAMDLRVIDVRTGRVVAATAAHGEATSFAAGLGGIGGGMGGSLGGFAKTPMESAIRDMIKKSVDFVVGKTPAVYYRFGGTTVASPPGGAPPGAPPAVAALAPPPPAAAPSGPKALALIRSDADQNLVARLTDATVRGAVFTVVVTLTLEEGKAQSEKIELVAGKSLVLDYATGQTYAVINADGFTSGQLKAGEVKTLRVTFKAPKDAKTVGITLSGVGTFDDVKLGP is encoded by the coding sequence ATGATCCAGCGCACCCGTTCGACGCTCCCGTTCGCCCTGGCCCTGGCCCTCCTCGCGGCCCCGACGGGCGCCGGCGCCCAGCCGAAGGACAGCGGGCCGGGCATCCAGGACGTGCAGGGCGAGGCGTACAACGGCCCGAAGGCCCGGATCGCGGTCAAGGACTTCGAGGACAAGATGTCGAGCACGGGCCACTACCGCGCCGAGTACGGGCGCGGGATGCGCGACATGCTGACGACCGCCCTCTTCGAGACCAACCGCTACATCGTCCTCGAGCGCGAGAAGCTCCAGGGCGTCGTCGAGGAGCTCAGGCAGGGGACCTCGGACCTCTTCCGGAAGGAGGCGACCGTGCCGCTCGGCGAGCTCGAGGGCGCGGAGCTTCTGATCACCGCGGCGATCACGGGGTTCGACCCCGGCACCTCGGGCGGCGGCGGCTCACTCGGCGGCCTCGTGCCCGGACGCCTCGGCGGCGTGCTCGGCGGGGTCGGCGGCGGGTACAAGAAGGCCACGGTCGCGATGGACCTGCGCGTGATCGACGTCCGCACCGGGCGCGTCGTCGCGGCGACCGCCGCCCACGGCGAGGCGACCTCGTTCGCGGCGGGCCTCGGCGGCATCGGCGGCGGGATGGGCGGGAGCCTCGGCGGTTTTGCGAAGACGCCGATGGAGAGCGCGATCCGCGACATGATCAAGAAGTCGGTGGACTTCGTCGTCGGGAAGACACCGGCCGTCTACTATCGCTTCGGCGGGACGACGGTGGCCTCCCCGCCCGGGGGCGCGCCGCCCGGCGCTCCGCCCGCGGTCGCCGCGCTGGCGCCTCCGCCGCCGGCCGCGGCGCCGTCGGGTCCAAAGGCGCTCGCGCTGATCCGGAGCGACGCCGATCAGAACCTCGTCGCCCGGCTCACCGACGCGACGGTGCGGGGCGCGGTCTTCACCGTGGTGGTGACGCTCACGCTCGAAGAGGGCAAGGCGCAGTCCGAGAAGATCGAGCTCGTCGCCGGCAAGAGCCTCGTCCTCGATTACGCGACGGGCCAGACGTACGCGGTGATCAACGCCGACGGCTTCACGTCGGGCCAGCTCAAGGCGGGTGAGGTGAAGACGCTCCGCGTGACGTTCAAGGCGCCGAAGGACGCGAAGACGGTGGGGATCACGCTGTCCGGCGTCGGGACCTTCGACGACGTGAAGCTCGGGCCATGA
- a CDS encoding tetratricopeptide repeat protein, producing the protein MARRRAFVVPALVAAALLAAACGTTLKSQGAGDSPAHHWALGMKFLETGEAARAQEEFERARGLDPDYAPAYEGLGLVALARKDPEAAEDFLKEAKSRDGKYVPAYLGLARVYMATNELRRARDEAESAVKLAPRNARAHLVLGQVFLKQLEFTRAEASFSRALELEPTSADARREWDRSVKIRQASPGTLVGKRIALADPVTRGELAALLATELGVETRLRKLRPELFDPSFRPPGAPNPAAAGPVAPSDVDGHWAKNAIELAMRLNLMDVYPDGKFRPDEPVTRAGLATTLEQVLAVIANDPALKTRYLGQQSPFPDVRSDHFAYNAAVVVTTRGLMESERPSGAFRLANPVSGPEALLAMRKLAEVF; encoded by the coding sequence ATGGCCCGCCGTCGCGCGTTCGTCGTGCCGGCACTCGTCGCCGCGGCCCTCCTCGCCGCCGCGTGCGGCACGACGCTCAAGTCGCAGGGCGCCGGCGACAGTCCGGCCCATCACTGGGCACTCGGGATGAAGTTCCTCGAGACCGGCGAGGCGGCGCGCGCGCAGGAGGAGTTCGAGCGGGCGCGCGGACTCGACCCCGACTACGCCCCCGCGTACGAGGGGCTCGGTCTCGTCGCGCTCGCGCGCAAGGACCCCGAGGCCGCCGAGGACTTCCTGAAGGAGGCGAAGTCCAGGGACGGGAAGTACGTGCCCGCCTACCTCGGCCTGGCGCGCGTCTACATGGCGACGAACGAGCTCCGCCGCGCTCGCGACGAGGCGGAGTCGGCGGTCAAGCTCGCGCCGCGGAACGCGCGCGCGCATCTCGTGCTGGGTCAGGTCTTCCTCAAGCAGCTCGAGTTCACGCGGGCCGAGGCGAGCTTCTCGCGGGCCCTCGAGCTCGAGCCCACCTCGGCCGACGCGCGGCGCGAGTGGGACCGCTCGGTGAAGATCCGGCAGGCGTCGCCGGGCACGCTCGTCGGCAAGCGCATCGCGCTCGCCGATCCCGTCACGCGCGGCGAGCTGGCGGCGCTCCTGGCGACCGAGCTCGGAGTCGAGACGCGGCTCCGCAAGCTCCGGCCCGAGCTCTTCGACCCCTCGTTCCGGCCGCCGGGCGCGCCGAACCCCGCGGCGGCCGGGCCCGTGGCGCCGAGCGACGTGGACGGGCACTGGGCGAAGAACGCGATCGAGCTCGCCATGCGCCTGAACCTGATGGACGTCTACCCCGACGGGAAGTTCCGTCCCGACGAGCCGGTCACGCGCGCGGGGCTCGCCACGACGCTCGAGCAGGTCCTCGCGGTCATCGCGAACGACCCCGCGCTCAAGACCCGGTACCTCGGCCAGCAGAGCCCGTTCCCGGACGTGCGGAGCGATCATTTCGCCTACAATGCCGCGGTGGTCGTGACCACGCGCGGCCTCATGGAGTCGGAGCGCCCGAGCGGCGCCTTCCGGCTGGCCAATCCGGTGTCGGGCCCCGAAGCCCTCCTGGCGATGCGCAAGCTCGCGGAGGTGTTCTAG
- a CDS encoding DUF4384 domain-containing protein has translation MRRAAQLAVSVLLAVPAVASAQSMTATLGQVAAKIEQVAVIKDKNVAVGEFPLTTGVMSEMGAFLADQLDAVLTGRASAGGFKIINRSQLCQVIRENKLWVDDKFDPKLHEKLGQWAGADFLIAGKVTGLGRQLSLTVRLVDSATGQQVWADALTLPLDEGLKALLDRRLTGDGCGGAQVAMAEPPPAPAGPQVPPGGAATREPLRVSIWTDKKSYRIGEMIAFGLRVNRDAYVTLVNIGTSGDVNIIYPNQFSPNHFVQGGQDVLIPPPSSTFQLTVQGPAGFDQIRAIATEEPISLHASSFGGQSRTAFRSLDRIQTRDLSVGIKSWREQVAPSKWAEQVIAVEVQR, from the coding sequence ATGAGGCGCGCCGCCCAGCTCGCGGTGTCGGTCCTGCTCGCCGTGCCCGCGGTCGCGTCCGCCCAGTCCATGACGGCCACGCTCGGCCAGGTGGCGGCGAAGATCGAGCAGGTCGCGGTGATCAAGGACAAGAACGTGGCCGTCGGCGAGTTCCCGCTGACGACCGGCGTGATGAGCGAGATGGGCGCGTTCCTCGCGGACCAGCTCGACGCGGTCCTCACCGGCCGCGCGTCCGCCGGCGGGTTCAAGATCATCAACCGGAGCCAGCTCTGCCAGGTCATCCGCGAGAACAAGCTCTGGGTGGACGACAAGTTCGATCCCAAGCTCCACGAGAAGCTCGGGCAGTGGGCCGGCGCCGATTTCTTGATCGCCGGGAAGGTGACCGGGCTCGGCCGCCAGCTCTCGCTGACGGTGCGCCTCGTGGACAGCGCGACCGGCCAGCAGGTGTGGGCCGACGCCCTCACGCTCCCGCTCGACGAGGGCCTCAAGGCGCTCCTCGACCGGCGGCTCACCGGCGACGGCTGCGGCGGCGCCCAGGTCGCCATGGCGGAGCCGCCGCCCGCGCCCGCGGGCCCCCAGGTGCCTCCCGGCGGCGCGGCGACGCGGGAGCCGCTCCGTGTAAGTATCTGGACCGACAAGAAGTCCTATCGCATCGGAGAGATGATCGCCTTCGGCCTTCGCGTGAACCGCGACGCGTACGTGACGCTGGTCAACATCGGGACCAGCGGCGACGTCAACATCATCTATCCGAACCAGTTCTCCCCGAATCACTTCGTGCAGGGCGGCCAGGACGTGCTCATTCCGCCGCCCAGCTCCACGTTCCAGCTGACGGTGCAGGGCCCGGCGGGCTTCGATCAGATCCGGGCCATCGCGACCGAGGAGCCGATCAGCCTCCACGCGTCGAGCTTCGGGGGCCAGAGCCGGACGGCCTTCCGCTCCCTCGACCGGATCCAGACGCGCGACCTGTCGGTCGGCATCAAGTCGTGGCGCGAGCAGGTCGCGCCCTCGAAGTGGGCGGAGCAGGTCATCGCGGTCGAAGTGCAACGGTGA